The Acidobacteriota bacterium genomic interval CCGGACCGGGAACGACGGCGGCTATCGGCTCACCGGGCTGGGTGCCGGAAAGCACTGGATTTCGATCGAGCAGGACGGCGCCCGGCTCGTACGCGGTTTTGAGATCCCTCAAGACGGGACCGACGTCGTCCTGGATCTGGATTTCCCCCCCGGACACGTCACCGGAATCGTGCTCGACGACGAAACGGGTCTTCCGCTTCCGGGCGTGCGCGTGGTCAGCTCTTCCGCGGACTCACAGCAATCGGGGGATAACCTGTCGTTTTTCGGGCTCTCGCTCGGCGGCGGCGAGGCCGCCGTGTCAGGTGATTTCAGGGAATCCTACTCGGTCGTGACCTCGGACGGGGGCCGGTTCGACGCGCCCCTTCTGAGCCGCGGAGACACGGCTATCACATTCGAGAAGCAGGAGTACGACCGCGAGACGCGTCGATTCGGCAATCGCCCCGACGGCGACATTGAAATCCGCCTCCGCCACGACGTCAACCCGAACCTCAACCTGAGGGTGCGGGTGAGAGACAGGCACGGTGAGCCGGTGACGAAGGGCGACGTTCAGGTCATTGTGAGCTTCGCGAAGGGGCGGGAAGGCGCCATTCACGCGGCCCTCGGCGATGGCGGGGTAACGCCCGCGTTCTGCTTGAATCCCGCCACAAAGGGCGTCATCGGGATCATGGCGCCCGGGCTCGCGCCGCTTCCCTTCGAAGAGCTGAGACTGGACAAAGGCGTGGCGGACCTGGTCAAGACGTACATTCTCGACGAAGGCGGAACACTCGAAATCTCGCTGCCGAAGGAAGCGGCGCCACCCCACGTGCCTCCCCTGTGCCTACGCATTTTCGGAGCCGCACGCAGGGACATCCTGCCGCTCATCGACCCCACGCACATCGATCGCGGTGAGGGTTCGGGGGAGCGCTATCGCGTCAGACATGTGCCCCTCGGCACGTACTCGGTCGAATGCGGACCGGTCCGGCGGAGCGTCACGCTGGTCGAGGGCGGGTTCGCCGCGGCCGACCTCCGGAGCGAGAGATGAACGCGCGCCCCGGGAGATCGCCGGCGATCAGAGCGGCGGTCCTTCGGACCGGAGTTGGCCTCGTGATCCTGCTGGGGCTCGGAATCCCCGCCGCGTCCGCCGGAATGATCGAGGGTTGGAGAGCGTACGCATCCGGAGACTTCGCGACGGCGGCCCGGGAGTTCTCGGAGGTGGTCCGGGAAGATCCGCATTCCGCCGACGCGCAGTTGATGCTGGCTTTCAGCCTCGAGGAGCTGAAACAAGACGACGCGGCGCTGGCCCATTTCCTCGCCGCCTACCACCTCCGCCCGGCGGATGCCATGACGAGCTATGCCCTCGCCTACTTCCACGAAGAGCGAAAGCATTGGGCCGAAGCCGCGTTCTTCGCGAGCGCAGCCCTCGAGGCCGCGGGGGGGAGCCGGCCCGAGTACCGACTCCTCGCGGGTCAGATGCACGTTCTCGCGGGCGACGATTCCCTCGGCGCCGAGCTCCTCGATCTCTGCCCTGAGGCTAGAGACGACATGGCGACAGCCGCCCTCCTCGCTCTCGCGCGTTTCCGGCGCAACCGCCCGGGGGCGGCGATCCGGGGGCTGGGCGAGGCGCTGGGAGCGGCGCGCCGTTCAACGCTTCGATCGTTCGTCGTCAACCAGGTGGTACCAGTCTACGTGTCCTGGATTCTGGAGCACGATTGTCCGCCGACGTTTCAGGCCTATCTGGATGCCGAGCCCATGATGTTCGACGCGTGGCGTCACGCCGAGCCGGGCGATGTCCGAGCCGATCTCTGGGAGGGGCTCCTTCTGGTCAAGAGGAGCGACCCTGAGAGGGCCGAAGCGGTCCTGGGACGCGCGCTCGACCGACGACCCTGTTCCTGCGTCGCGCTTTACTACCTCGCCCTCGCCCGACACCTCCAGAGGAAGGCTCCTATGCCCGCGAGCCCTCTCGCCTGCTGCGACGAAGCTCCGACGGAAGTCGGGACCGACGTCGCTCTCCCGCTGCTCGACCCCGGAACGATGGAGCCAGTCAACCGACCCATAAGGGAACTTCTGGCCGTCTTGGCCTCGCCAGCCAAGAAACCCGGGAACTGACTCCGGCGGAGCGACCCCACCACGAGAACGGCGAAAAGCTCCCGGGCGGAATCGTGAACCCCGTCCATCAGACCCTTCCCCACGAGGCCCTGTCGCGGTAGATTCCCCCCCATGTCGATCTCGCGCGATCTGAGCCGAACCATCAGCGCTACGCAGCGCCAACGCGGAGAGGAGTACTACCGCCAGGGGCGCGCGGACATCACGGACATCGCCGGGGACATGGTCGAGGCGCGCGTCCGTGGGACGCGGCGATACCTCGTCGTGCTCGAGATCGACGGCGACGAGCTTCTCTGCGAGTGCGACTGCCCCTACTTCCAAGAAAACGTCACGCCGTGCAAGCACGTTTGGTCGTCGGTCCTCGCGGCCGAGCGGCTCGAGCTCCTGGCGTCGAAGAAGCAGCTGAAACGCCTCGTGCCGATCGACTCGATGGGCGAGGGGGTCCAGGAGATCGGCGAGTTGGAACTCGACGACGAGCCGCTCGACGGCGGCGCGGGCGCGCCACGGGACGCGAAGCCATCGCCCCGCACGGCGACGTTGACTCCAAAGCAGCCGAAACCGGCGAGGCCGAAGCGGGAAGCGCCGCCCGGGTGGATGAAGGCGGTCCGGGCCCTGCAGGAAGAACGCGCCGCGCAGCGGCGCATCCAGCCGTCCCTTCTCGCGCCCGCCGAGATTCAGTACGTCGTCGACACGCGGGTGAGTTCCGCCGGCGGCGCAATGATCGTCGAGATGCAGCACCCCGCCGTGCCGCGCCGCGGACCTCCCGCGAAGCCCCGCCGCGTCGTCCTTCGCTTCTCGGAGACGCCGAAACTCCCCGATCCGCTGGATCGCCGCATCCTCGCGATGCTCCAGGGAGGGACGGAGACATATGGGTTCGGCCGCCATGATCCGTACGCGATGGTTCCGAACCCTTTCAAGGTCCCCGCCGACGCGGCGCTCCTCTTCTTTCGGGAGATGTGCGGCACCGGGCGGTGCCTCGTCCGGCAAGGACCCGAGGCCGAGCCCTCGCCGCTGCGCCTCGACGAAGGGGAAGCGTGGAAGTTCGGCATCGAGCTCCGCGACGCGACAGAGACCACCGCGGAGGGCGCTGCGACAGCCTGCGCCGTCACGGGCCTCCTGCACCGGAAGGAGGAGACGATGTCCGTGGACCAGCCCGACGCCGTCCTCGTCTCCGGCCTCGTCTTCACCGGCGCCACTCTCGCCCGCCTCGATCCCGCCGGGGCGTTCCCGCTTCTCGCGATGCTGCGCCGGGACAAGCGCATCGTGATCCCGCGGGACGATGTCCCACGTTTCATCGCGGAGGTCATCGCCGCCAACCCTGAACTGCCGATGCGCCTCCCACCGGAGCTGCGCCTCGCGGAGGTTCGCATGCCGCCGCGGCCGTTCATCGCGATCCGGCGGCCACAACGAACATGGGGGAATGACTGGCTGGACGCCGACGTCTCGTTCGGCTACGAACAGGAGACGATCGCTTTCGGCGATCCGCGCGCCGCGCTCTTCGACGAGAAGGGGCGTCGCCTCATCCTCCGCGATCCCGCGGCGGAGGAATCGGCCGTGGCGTTCCTGGCAGCGACCGGGTTCCAGAGGTTCAGGCGCTACGAGCGCGCAACGGATCTCACCTTCTCCCTCGCCCCGGGCCGCCTCGGCGCTGCCGTCGCCGCTCTCGTCCTAGCAGGGTGGAAGGTCGAGGCCGAGGGGAAGCTCTACCGTCGCGCCTCCGCCTTCAGCGCAGGCATCAGGTCCGGCATCGACTGGTTCGAGCTTCACGGCGGCGCCGACTTCGACGGCGCCTGCGTCCCCCTCCCGGCGATCCTCGCTGCGCTTCATCGCGGCGAGCGCATGATCCCGCTCGGCGACGGCACCATCGGCCTGCTTCCCGAGGAGTGGATCCGCCGCTACGCCCCGATCGCCGGGATGGGAGAGGCGAATGGAGACCACGTCCGCTTCTCGCGCACGCAGGCCCTCCTTCTCGACGCCCTCCTCGCCGCCGAGCCAGAGACGACGTGCGACGCCGCGTTCAGCCGCGCCCGAAAAAAGCTCTCCGATTTCGCCGGAGTTCGACCCGCCCCGGTCCCGGTGGGGTTCCGCGGCCGTCTCAGGCCCTATCAGAAGGAAGGGCTGGGATGGCTGGCGTTCCTTCGAGAGTTCGGGTTCGGCGGATGCCTGGCGGACGACATGGGCCTCGGCAAGACGATCCAGGTTCTCGCCATGCTCGAGTCGCGAAGGACCGGTCGGCGCGGCGCGGCGAAGAAGCCCTCCCTTGTCGTCGCGCCGCGCTCGGTGATCCTCAACTGGCAGCAGGAGGCCGCGCGCTTCACCCCGGGCGTTCGACTTCTCGATCACACGGGAATCGAACGCTCCCGCTCGACGTCGGCTCTTCGCTCGGCGGACCTCGTCCTCACGAGCTACGGCACGCTGAGCCGCGACATCGAGGTCCTGAGGAAAATCGAATTCGACTACGCGATCCTCGACGAATCCCAGGCGATCAAGAACTCCGCCACGCTGGCGGCGAAGGCAGTCCGGCTTCTCCGCGCGGAGCATCGGCTCGCCCTCTCCGGAACCCCGATCGAGAACCACGTCGGAGAGCTCTTCAACCTCTTCGACTTCCTCAATCCGGGGATGCTCGGGACGGCGTCATCCGGCGGTGCCGCGGCGTCGCGAAGCCGGCGGAATCTCGACGAGGCGGCGCGCGCCGTGCTGGCGCGAGCCCTGAGGCCGGTCATTCTCCGCCGGACGAAGGCCCAGGTGGCTCCCGAGCTCCCGGCGAGGACGGAGCAGACGCTCACGTGCACCCTCGAGGGATTGCAGCGGAGATTGTACGACGAGATCCGGGATCACTACCGGGCCTCGCTCCTCGCCCGCGTCCAGCGCGACGGCCTCGCGAAATCGAAGATGCACATCCTGGAGGCGCTCCTGAGGCTGCGTCAGGCCGCCTGCCATCCGGCGCTCATCGATCCGAAGCGAGGGGGGGTGGGGAGTGCGAAGCTCTCGCTCCTCTTCTCGCAGCTTGACGACGTCGTCGAGGAGGGGCACAAGGCGCTCGTCTTCTCCCAGTTCACCTCCTTCCTCGGCATCGTCCTCCGGAGTCTCGCTCTGCGGGGCATTCCATGCGCGTACCTCGACGGCTCGATGAACCCGCGCGATCGCGACGCGGCGGTGCGCCGCTTTCAGGAGGACCCGAAGTGCCCGGTCTTCCTTCTCTCGCTGAAGGCCGGCGGCGTCGGCCTCAACCTGACCGCCGCCGAGTACGTCTACCTTCTCGATCCCTGGTGGAACCCCGCGGTCGAGGCGCAGGCGATCGACCGCGCCCACCGGATCGGGCAGTCGCGCTCCGTCTTCGCCTACCGCCTCGTCGCCGAAGGGACGATCGAGGAGAAGATCCTGGCGCTCCAGGCGCGAAAGCGCGCACTCGTCGAGTCGCTTCTTGGGGCGGACGGGTCCGTCATCCGAGATCTGACGCGGGAGGATCTGGAGGCGCTGCTGGGGTGAGGGGGCGGGATGGGGTTCAAGGGCACAGGGAACTCGGACGCCAAAGTTACGCCAGGGGACGGAGTGCCGATTGAAGACAAGAATTCCCGGAATTGCGCCTGCGAGCGGTGCTTCCGTGACGCTCGACTCCGGGCGTTTGTCCGCGAGCGCGGCACGGCGGGACCGTGTTCGTGGTGCGGGTCGCGCAAGGCGCACAGGATTGCACTCGCGGAGCTTGCGGAGCCATTCCGCGACGTTGTCTCGATCTACCAACCACGCGATGACTCGCCCTCGTGGACTTGCTGAGAAAGCCGGCGGCCTTGCACAGTCCTTTCTTTGAGGACCATCTGGAGTGGCGCCTGGAATTCGGGGCATTCTTCCGGCGCTTGGCCGCCGACAAGGCCCGTCCCGTGCTGCGAGACGAGGATCGCAGGGAGTACATACCAACGCAGCTTCTGGCAGACATGGTTCGATCTTCCGGCTACGACGGCATCGTGTATCCGAGCGCGATGGGCCCAGGTCACAACATTGTCCTGTTTGATCTGGATGCGGGCGCGCCTGAGCCACCGAGGAATCTCCGTGTGAAACGCTTCGCGATGACGTGTGAGGAGATCCAGGCTTCCCACGTCGAGATCGACGATTGGCCCTACGACGCCTGAAGGCCCTCAGCCCTCCTCAGGCGCGAGGCGAGGCGGCAGCGCCATGACTGTCGATGTGCGAGTCGATCCGGAGAGACGAGGCGCTCGGTGATCTCGTCGTCCGCTCGCCGCGTGTAGGAGAAGGAGAGAGTGAGGCGCGAGAGAACCGCCAGCGCGGCGGCCGGGAAGGAAGGCTCCGGAGCCAGGGCGTGCTGGGAAAGGACCCGGATTCTCCGCGCCGCTTCCGTCAGGCCAAAGCGGCGATGCACGAGGAGCTCGCCGAGGCCCGCGAGAGCGGGGCGAGGATGTCGCCGAGGAGACCCGGCTCGAGTCGCGACAGCACCTCGCGCAGCGTCAGGAGCGCCGCCAACGCGTCGGCCCCGATCCAGATCCCCGGAAGCCCGAATCGGGGCTCCCCGTCCGCAGTCTCGTACCGGCACCCGCCGAGCGCGGCGTCAAAGTTCAACGGGGCGTTGAACGTCTCCCGCAGCTCGCGGAACGCGCGCTTGGCCGTCGCCGAGGAACATTCCTGACGCCGGGCTATCTCCGAAAGAGAGAGCGCTCCGCGGCGTCCCTCGAGAAGGGCGTGGAGCGCGTAGAGCCGTTCGAGCTTGTCCATTTCCCAACTCGCCTGAAGCGACGCCGGCCGAAATCGTTTACCAGATTTCCGGTGCGGGTGGGAGTGGCGCTCCGCGCGGTGACGAAACGCCTCCATCGTTCGTGCAAGGCCCACCAAACGTCGCCCGCGCGGCAAACCGCGGGAACGGGGCTCGGCTCAGTGTCGCGACCATCCGATCGGGACGCGTCGTCACGAGGCTGCGAACTATCTTCGATCGCTCCTCAACTTTCTCTTGACACCGCGCCTATTTTCGTTTAACTTTCGCTATCCACTTCACGTCCGGAGACAGCGTCCCAGGAGTCCCGATGAGCTTCGCGCCCGCAGCGAACATCGCCGTCAACGACGTCGCGGGCTCGTCCGCGAGCCGTCGCACTCCCCTCGACCGCCGCCTCGGATCGGCGCTCATCGGAATGCGGGATGGGCGCCACTTTCGGTTCCTCGGGTTCGTGAGGCTCGCGGACTACGTCGTCGAGCGGCTTGGCATCTCGAGCCGGACGGCTCAGGAGTTGATGCGCGTCGAGGAAGCGATCTCGCGTCTCCCGCTCACCGCCGAGGCGTTCGAGTCGGGAGGCCTGACGGCAGGACACGTCCGGCTCGTCACGCGGGCGGCCACTCCGGAGTCGGAGGCGTACTGGGTCGGCGCGGCCCGGAGGATGGGAATCCGCGCTCTCGCGGCCGTCGTCTCTCACCGTGGCGACGGCGACGTGGACGCTTCGGAGAACGACGCCTCAGCCGAGCAGATCGAAATTGAAGCGCCCGTGCCCATCGCGCGCCTCTGGCGCGAGACGATTGCTTTCGCGAGGCGACTCCTCGGATGGGCGGCTCCGGCGGGTGAATGTCTCGAGGCGGTGCTCGCGGAGTTCAGATCGGCCGAGGCGATCGCTGGGTCGGGTGACGAAGCCGACGTCACCGCGCGCGCAGATCTTTCAGGGGTGGGATCGACGCATCCCGTCGAGGGTGTCCCGGGGCTTGAACCCTTGGCCACGCGATCAGCCGAAAAGATCTGTCTCGAAAACGCCCGCGCTCTCGACGCCGAGCTCCGCCGTCTCGTCACCGAGCGCCAGCGGCAGGAGGCGGTTCTTGCGGCGCGCCTCGCCGCCGCCGGTGACGCGCGGAGCCATCGATTCGAGGGGTTCGCCTCGCTCGAGGCGTACGCCTCCGAACGGGTCGGCCTCTCCCCTCGCCGGCTCTACTACCTTCTCTCTCTGCACCGATCTCTGAATCGCCTCCCGGCTCTCCGCGAAGCGTTCATCGACGGCCGGCTGACCTTGAAGCAGACATTGTTCATTGGGAAGGTCGCGACGCCGGCGACGGCCGCCGCGTGGATACGGCGCGCGGAAGGGATTACGCTCCGGAGGCTCGAGGACGAGATCGACTTCTGGTCGCACCTTCGCGAGACGTGGTCCGAGGTGTGGGAGCTTCTCGCGGGCGGGCCCCTTCCCGATGGACTGGTGCTCGTTCCCGGCCGCGCGCCCCGACTGCACGCGTCTGCGCCGTCAGTCATCTCCGATGGAACGCCGGTGACGGCCGAGGCGCTTCTTCGCGCGCTCGAATCGGACGCGGCGGCGACGGTCCCGCAGCGGATGTGCCGGATCCGGATGCGCGTCGAGCCCGGCGTGAAGACGATGTGGAAGGCGACGGTCGCGCGATGCCGCGCCGCCGCCGGCCACGACTTGATGGAATGGGAAGTTCTCCTGCTCGCGATCGACGACTTCTGGAAGACCTGGGACAACGCCGAGACGCGGCGGCAGCGTCGCGAGAACCCGACTCTCGAACGCGACGGCTGGCGGTGCACCGCGCCGGGATGCCGCTCGCTCGGGTCGGGACGGCTCCAGGAGCACCACGTCGTCTTTCGATCCGAAGGGGGCGCACTCCGGGATCCGTCGAACCTGACGACCCTGTGCGTCGGCCATCATCTCGGCCTGATCCACGAGGCGAAGATGCTCTGCTCGGGGCGGGCCCCGGACGCGCTGCGATGGGAGATGGGGATCGAGCGCGGCGTCGCGCCGTTCCTGATCTTCGCCGGCGAGAGCCGGGTTGGCGGAGCGGCAGGTGGTCTTTGACATGCGCGTGACTTTCGTATAGCTTTCGCTTCCTGCGCCTATCATCTTTATATACGCGCCCCCCTCCCGGGGCGACGGGGTGTTCCCCCGTCCGGGGGAGGCGCGGCTTGGAGCGACATCGTCGTGGCCAGCCAGCAGGTCGCTCGGATCGCAGATCGGCTGCTGGCTCAGGCGTCGCCGGCGTGGCGGCGGTTCCCCGCGGTCGAGGGGGCGTCGCGCGCAGGGTCGCGCGCCGAATGGCGCCTCGCGGAGATGGCGGGGAGGCTCTCTGAGATCTGCGGCCGGGGGGGGAGCGCGGCGCTGACGCTCGCCTTCCGCGCGGTCCTCGACGCGCAGCGGCAGCAGGAGATCGCCGCGTGGGTCACGGGCCCCCGGAGCTGCTTCTTCCCTCCCGACGCCGCGGCGGCAGGGGTCGATCTCGACGCGCTGGCGGTGGCGCGCGTTCCCGACGCTCCGGCAATCGGCCGGGCCGCCGATCATCTCGCGCGCTCGGGAGCTTTCGGCCTCGTCGTCCTCGACGTGGGGAGCGCCGAAGTTCCGACGCCGATGCTGTCGCGGCTCCTCGGCCTCGCGCAGAAGCACGGCACGGCGATCCTCTTCCTCACCGAGAAGCCGGCGCGCGCCCCTTCCCTGAGCTCCCTCGTCTCGCTCCGGGGGGAGGCGTCGCGAAGCCGAATCAAGGAGGGCCGGGCCGAGGGGGGCGGAAGTGAGGGGGGGCGCTTCCGCTGCGAGCTTCACATCGTGAAGGACAAGCGTCGGGCGCGCGCCTGGTCGCACGCCGAGGTGTGCCGTGGACCGGCTGGCCTGCGTTGATCTTCCCGCTTTCCCGTTGCAGCTCCTCCTGCGCGAGCACCCCGACTGGACCGATCGGCCGGCGGCGGTCGTGAACGAGGATCGCTCCCTCGGCGTCATCCTCTGGGCGAACGAGCGCGCGCACCGCGCCGGCATCCTCCCCGGCCTGCGCTACGCGGCGGGGCTGGCCCTCGCCGCAGATCTCCGCGCCGGCGTGATCCCGGCGGCGGCGATCGAGAGCGGGGTCGCCTTCGTCGCGGATCGTCTGCGCCGCTTCACACCGCGCGTCGAGCCGCGCGCCGACGAGCCGGGGGTCCTCTGGCTCGACGCGTCGGGGCTCGATCGCCTCTACCCCTCCCTCGCCGCGTGGGCCGGAGAGATCCGGGACGATCTGCGGGGCGCGGGATTCCTCTCGAAGGTCGTCGCCGGCTTCAGCCGGCTCGGCAGCTACGCCGTCGCGAAGTCGATCGGCGCGGGGACGATCGCGGTCTTCCGCGATCCCGGCGGGGAGGCGGCCGCGGCGAGGCGGGTCCCGCTCGCGCGCGTCCATCTCCCCGGGGCGGCGCGCGACGCCCTCGATCGGCTCGGCGTGCGGACGATCGGCGATCTATTGAAGCTCCCGCCCCGGGGGCTCCTCAAGCGCTTCGGCCCCGAGGTCCACGAGCTTCACCGCGCCGCCTCGGGGGAGCCCGACCTCCCGATCCAGCCCCGCCCGGCCGACGAGCCCCTCGCCGCGCGGCTCGATCTCGACGAGCCCGAGATCGACCTCGCGAGCCTGATGTTCCTCGTCAAGCAGATCGTCGATCCCCTCCTCGCCTCCCTCGCGGCGCGGGGAGCCGCCCTCTCGGAGCTCTCCCTCCGCCTCGACCTCGAGCGGGGCGCCGGCGTCGTCGAGACGATCCGCCCCGCCGAGCCGACGCTCGACGCGCCGCAGATCCTAGGCCTCGCCCGCCTGAGGCTCGAGGCGGCGCGGATGGAGTCGGCCGTGACGTCGATCGCGGTCACGGCGCGCGAGACCCGGGCGACGCGCGAGCAGCTCGATCTCTTCGCGCAGCAGACGCGCCGCGACCCGGCCGCCGCGGCCCGCGCCTTCGCCCGCGTGCGCGCCGCCTTCGGGGATGGCTCCATGGTGCGCGCGCGGCTCCGGGAGGGACATCTGCCGGAGGCGAGCTTCACGTGGGAGCCCCTCGATCGCCTGCCGCCTCGGAAGCTTTCGGGGGCCTGGGACGCGGCGGGCGCGGGCGCGACGGCGGTTACGAAAGCGGCGGCGCGATCCTGGGCAGCGGATACGGAAGCGGGGTCGCGATCCTGGGCGGTGGCGGATACGAGCACCCAAGCGGACGCGACAGCGGCCGCGGTAACAAGCACGGGCCCCCAAGCGGACGCGACAGCGGCCGCGGACACAAGCACGGGATCGCTCATTCGCCGCCTCGAGGCGCAGCCGATTCCGCTGCCGCCGCGATCGGCGCGCGAGCCCGACGGCTGGCTCGTCCGCGGCGCGGAAGCCGGCCCCGTCATCCGCCTCTCCGGGCCGTACCTCCTCTCGGGGGCGTGGTGGCGATCCGAGATCCGGCGCGACTACTACTTCGCCGAGCTGAAGGACGGCCAGGTCCTCTGGATCTTCTACGACCGCCGGCGCCGCCGCTGGTTCCTCCACGGGCGGGTGGAGTAGGCCATGTACGTCCCCCTCTGGTGCAAGAGCAACGCGTCGTTCCTCGAGGGGGCGAGCCACCCGGACGAGCTGATCGACGAGGCCCTGCGGCTCGGCCTCGACACCCTCGCCCTCACCGATCGCGACGGCGTCTACGGCGTCGTCCGCGCGCACGTGAAGGCGAAGGAGACGGGGGTGCGCCTCGTCACCGGCGCCGAGGTCACCGTCGACGACGGATCGCGGATCGTCCTGCTCGCGCAGGATCGGCCCGGGTACGCGAACCTCTGCGGCCTTCTCACGGCCGGGCGGCTGCGATCGCCCAAGGGATCGTGCGCCGTCACGTGGGCCGAGGTCTGCGCCCGCGCGGGGGGGCTCGTCGCGCTCTGGGGAGGCGAGCGGAGCCTCCTCACCGGCGAGGCGGATCCTGGACACGTCGCCTCGGAGCTCAGGGACGCCTTCGGCGATCGCCTCTACGCCCTCGCCGCACGTCACCGCCGCGCCGAGGAGGTTCGGGAGGAGGCGCGCCTGCGCGAGCGCGCGACCCGCCTCCGTCTCCCCGTCGTCGCCGCGAGCGAGGTCCTCTACCACGCCCCCGGGAGGCGCGACCTCCAGGACGTCCTCACCTGCATCCGCCACAACGTCACCCTCTACCAGGCCGGGCGGCTGACGAAGCCGAACGCCGAGCACTCCCTGAAGACGCCGATCGCCTTCGGCGATCTCTTCGCCGACGACCCGGCCGCGGTCGCGCGCACCGTCGAGGTGGCCGCGCGCTGTCCCTTCTCGCTCGCGGATCTGCGCTACCGCTACCCGGCCGAGCGGATCCCGGGCGGGACGACGTCCTCCTCGTGGCTCCGCCATCTCACG includes:
- a CDS encoding carboxypeptidase regulatory-like domain-containing protein — encoded protein: MKDAAVRIRRSEGQTIDPNLAGPDAADLEAESGLIEWKACLPGAYDLAITAAGHFRRVLRDVVVLPGSPTDLSDVHLEPGGMLAGRIVDDASGLPIDRASIKECGESCDVDGPTLARSGEDGRFDAEGLPPGAVRLLIVKTGYADGSLELSSAPSERPSESEVRLGRGGTIQGTVVDAEGAHQHGVSLTVADALRSRNAVTDAAGRYLLTDVTPGRRMLSKYVPGTGPEGFDRRSVDVVASAIVRQDFGSGTTLSGVIRRGGQPFAGAVVLAYPADAARASSVDDVEMRSGRTGNDGGYRLTGLGAGKHWISIEQDGARLVRGFEIPQDGTDVVLDLDFPPGHVTGIVLDDETGLPLPGVRVVSSSADSQQSGDNLSFFGLSLGGGEAAVSGDFRESYSVVTSDGGRFDAPLLSRGDTAITFEKQEYDRETRRFGNRPDGDIEIRLRHDVNPNLNLRVRVRDRHGEPVTKGDVQVIVSFAKGREGAIHAALGDGGVTPAFCLNPATKGVIGIMAPGLAPLPFEELRLDKGVADLVKTYILDEGGTLEISLPKEAAPPHVPPLCLRIFGAARRDILPLIDPTHIDRGEGSGERYRVRHVPLGTYSVECGPVRRSVTLVEGGFAAADLRSER
- a CDS encoding HNH endonuclease translates to MSFAPAANIAVNDVAGSSASRRTPLDRRLGSALIGMRDGRHFRFLGFVRLADYVVERLGISSRTAQELMRVEEAISRLPLTAEAFESGGLTAGHVRLVTRAATPESEAYWVGAARRMGIRALAAVVSHRGDGDVDASENDASAEQIEIEAPVPIARLWRETIAFARRLLGWAAPAGECLEAVLAEFRSAEAIAGSGDEADVTARADLSGVGSTHPVEGVPGLEPLATRSAEKICLENARALDAELRRLVTERQRQEAVLAARLAAAGDARSHRFEGFASLEAYASERVGLSPRRLYYLLSLHRSLNRLPALREAFIDGRLTLKQTLFIGKVATPATAAAWIRRAEGITLRRLEDEIDFWSHLRETWSEVWELLAGGPLPDGLVLVPGRAPRLHASAPSVISDGTPVTAEALLRALESDAAATVPQRMCRIRMRVEPGVKTMWKATVARCRAAAGHDLMEWEVLLLAIDDFWKTWDNAETRRQRRENPTLERDGWRCTAPGCRSLGSGRLQEHHVVFRSEGGALRDPSNLTTLCVGHHLGLIHEAKMLCSGRAPDALRWEMGIERGVAPFLIFAGESRVGGAAGGL
- a CDS encoding recombinase A, yielding MASQQVARIADRLLAQASPAWRRFPAVEGASRAGSRAEWRLAEMAGRLSEICGRGGSAALTLAFRAVLDAQRQQEIAAWVTGPRSCFFPPDAAAAGVDLDALAVARVPDAPAIGRAADHLARSGAFGLVVLDVGSAEVPTPMLSRLLGLAQKHGTAILFLTEKPARAPSLSSLVSLRGEASRSRIKEGRAEGGGSEGGRFRCELHIVKDKRRARAWSHAEVCRGPAGLR
- a CDS encoding RES family NAD+ phosphorylase encodes the protein MDLLRKPAALHSPFFEDHLEWRLEFGAFFRRLAADKARPVLRDEDRREYIPTQLLADMVRSSGYDGIVYPSAMGPGHNIVLFDLDAGAPEPPRNLRVKRFAMTCEEIQASHVEIDDWPYDA
- a CDS encoding DNA polymerase Y family protein encodes the protein MDRLACVDLPAFPLQLLLREHPDWTDRPAAVVNEDRSLGVILWANERAHRAGILPGLRYAAGLALAADLRAGVIPAAAIESGVAFVADRLRRFTPRVEPRADEPGVLWLDASGLDRLYPSLAAWAGEIRDDLRGAGFLSKVVAGFSRLGSYAVAKSIGAGTIAVFRDPGGEAAAARRVPLARVHLPGAARDALDRLGVRTIGDLLKLPPRGLLKRFGPEVHELHRAASGEPDLPIQPRPADEPLAARLDLDEPEIDLASLMFLVKQIVDPLLASLAARGAALSELSLRLDLERGAGVVETIRPAEPTLDAPQILGLARLRLEAARMESAVTSIAVTARETRATREQLDLFAQQTRRDPAAAARAFARVRAAFGDGSMVRARLREGHLPEASFTWEPLDRLPPRKLSGAWDAAGAGATAVTKAAARSWAADTEAGSRSWAVADTSTQADATAAAVTSTGPQADATAAADTSTGSLIRRLEAQPIPLPPRSAREPDGWLVRGAEAGPVIRLSGPYLLSGAWWRSEIRRDYYFAELKDGQVLWIFYDRRRRRWFLHGRVE
- a CDS encoding DEAD/DEAH box helicase, with amino-acid sequence MSISRDLSRTISATQRQRGEEYYRQGRADITDIAGDMVEARVRGTRRYLVVLEIDGDELLCECDCPYFQENVTPCKHVWSSVLAAERLELLASKKQLKRLVPIDSMGEGVQEIGELELDDEPLDGGAGAPRDAKPSPRTATLTPKQPKPARPKREAPPGWMKAVRALQEERAAQRRIQPSLLAPAEIQYVVDTRVSSAGGAMIVEMQHPAVPRRGPPAKPRRVVLRFSETPKLPDPLDRRILAMLQGGTETYGFGRHDPYAMVPNPFKVPADAALLFFREMCGTGRCLVRQGPEAEPSPLRLDEGEAWKFGIELRDATETTAEGAATACAVTGLLHRKEETMSVDQPDAVLVSGLVFTGATLARLDPAGAFPLLAMLRRDKRIVIPRDDVPRFIAEVIAANPELPMRLPPELRLAEVRMPPRPFIAIRRPQRTWGNDWLDADVSFGYEQETIAFGDPRAALFDEKGRRLILRDPAAEESAVAFLAATGFQRFRRYERATDLTFSLAPGRLGAAVAALVLAGWKVEAEGKLYRRASAFSAGIRSGIDWFELHGGADFDGACVPLPAILAALHRGERMIPLGDGTIGLLPEEWIRRYAPIAGMGEANGDHVRFSRTQALLLDALLAAEPETTCDAAFSRARKKLSDFAGVRPAPVPVGFRGRLRPYQKEGLGWLAFLREFGFGGCLADDMGLGKTIQVLAMLESRRTGRRGAAKKPSLVVAPRSVILNWQQEAARFTPGVRLLDHTGIERSRSTSALRSADLVLTSYGTLSRDIEVLRKIEFDYAILDESQAIKNSATLAAKAVRLLRAEHRLALSGTPIENHVGELFNLFDFLNPGMLGTASSGGAAASRSRRNLDEAARAVLARALRPVILRRTKAQVAPELPARTEQTLTCTLEGLQRRLYDEIRDHYRASLLARVQRDGLAKSKMHILEALLRLRQAACHPALIDPKRGGVGSAKLSLLFSQLDDVVEEGHKALVFSQFTSFLGIVLRSLALRGIPCAYLDGSMNPRDRDAAVRRFQEDPKCPVFLLSLKAGGVGLNLTAAEYVYLLDPWWNPAVEAQAIDRAHRIGQSRSVFAYRLVAEGTIEEKILALQARKRALVESLLGADGSVIRDLTREDLEALLG